The genomic segment ATCGGACACGGCAGCACGTACAACGACGAGCCGACACCCAAGGTGGAGATGCTTGTCGACGCCGCGATCCAACTGATCAGCGACCGCTGCGGCATCCCCGACCTGGAAGAACGCGTGGTCGCCCGGCACACGCTGGGACCTGCGGATTTTGCGCAACGCTACTTCGCCTGGCACGGCACTGCCTTGGGCTACGCCCACACGCTGCGGCAATCCGCCTTCCTGCGGGGCAACCAGGCATCCAAGACGGTGGAGGGCTTGTTCTACGCTGGGAGCACCACCACCCCGGGTGTTGGGGTGCCGATGTGCCTGATCAGCGCCGAGAATGCTGCCTCGCTCGCCGCCGACTACCTGGCGTAATTACTGTAGGTTGCCCTTCCAGGTGACGTTGGCGATGGTGAGTTCCGCATCGGAGGTGGAGCTCACTGTGGTATTGAACTTGTAGCGCACGCTGGTGGTGGCACCCGCACCAAGCGGCAGGTCAAGGCCATTGACGTAGCTGTCATCGGAGTTGGAGTTCGTGTTCATCAATTCCGCGTTGCCGGATTTGGTCTTCAGGGTCGGCTGCCCCAGCGCCGATGGCGGCAACGGCGCATCATTCAAGTTCTTCAGGTTCAGCAGAATCACCACTCCGCCGCTGCTGTCGGAGCTGACGCTACGCAAACGCCAGCGCACGTTCAGCCCTGGGTCTTCTATTTCCTTGGAGGCATCCTGGGTGGTGACGGGGTTGGCTTCCTTCGCCACGAACTCCTTAGCGGTGGAGGGTGTGAGGGTGGTGGATAGGCCGCTGCTGGAGTTTGTTGCCCCTGAGCTGCATGCTGCCAGCGCGAAGGGAACCGTTACGATGCAGATTGCGGCTACTTTTGCCCTATTGCTCAACACTTCGCTGGTCACACCTTTCCTCAATCTCCACAATTGGTTTTCATTCTAGTATGACCAGAATTCAGCTACTGTTGTGGTCATGGATTTTCCGTCATTAACCGAGCTTAAAGCCCGCAACACCCTCAAATGGACCCGCTACGGCGACGACGTTCTGCCCCTCTGGGTCGCCGAATCGGACTTTAGTACCTGCCCCGAGGTGAAAGCCGCCATTATGGACGCTGTGCAGCGAGAATCCTTCGGCTACCCGCCGGACGGCCACGGCCTCGCCCCGGCGCTGGCAGCATTCAGTACAACCCGCTACGGCTGGGACATCAATCCGGCACGCATTTTCCCTGTGCCGGACGTGGTGCGCGGCGTGTACCTGGCCCTAAGTTTCCTGACTAAGCCAGAGTCACCGACGATTATTCCCGCCCCCGCCTACATGCCGTTTTGGGAACTCACTGCCGCCACCGGCCGGGAAACCATGGTCATTGACGCGTACGGCGGATTGGACCTGAACGATATTGAAGACTGTTTTAAGCGCGGCGCGGGCAGCCTGATTCTGTGCAACCCTTATAACCCCCTCGGATACACGTTCAGCAGGGAATTCTTGATTGAACTCGCGGACTTAACGGCACGCTACGATGCCCGCATCATTTCCGACGAAATCCACGGACCGCTGGTCTACGACGGCACCCACATACCCGCCGCCTCCGTGTCCGACACCGCAGCACAGGTGTGTGTGACCGTGACCGCGACGTCGAAAGCCTGGAACATCGCAGGGTTGAAATGCGCACAGATGATATTCACCAACGATGAAGATGTGGCGCGGTGGAATGCCGTGCCGTGGATGCTTCGCGACGGCGTGTCCATCCTCGGCCTCGTCGCGGCGCAAGCCTGCTACGAAGCACCCACCAGTTTCTTAGACGACCAGGTCGCGCAGCTGAAAGCCAACCGGGATTTCCTGGTGGAGGAACTCCCCAAGCGCGCCCCCGGCGTGCTAACTGCCAACCCCGAGGCCACCTACCTGATGTGGCTGGATTTCCGTAACACTCCCCTGGCGGACCAGCCCGCAGCGCAGCTTATGCGGAAGTCCACGATTGCCCTGAATGAGGGCACGACGTTTGGCCAAGGGGGCGAAGGGCATGCGCGCCTCAACTTCGCCTGTTCCCCAGGCACGCTGGAGATCGCCATAGATCGCATCGCCTCTGCAGTGGCCGGATAGCTTTACCCGGTGTAGAGCGCCTCGTACCACTCGGGGCGGGTCTCCCCAAGTGTTTTCACCACCACCACGGTGGCCGCCGCCACAGCCTTAGAACTAGACCCCATCTGGTCGGCTTTGATGGTGGCGTGCAGCTCATTGCCCTTGTCCTCAATGATGCCCTGGGTGACGGCCAGGTCGCGGGCCTCGGTGAGCGGTGCCACAGCATTGTCGCCAGGGGTCTCCGACGTGCGGTCGACGTACCCCAGCACCACACTTTCCTGCACGGCGCGGGTGAGGAAGTCCTTCTTGAACGCACCAGCGCGGGTGAGTTCAATGGGACCGTTGTCGCGAATTTCCTGCACCAGCCACGCCAGGACCTCGCCGAAGGGCGAATGCATCCGGAACAAGGTCTGCTCGCCAGCGGTGAGCTGCGTCATCACGGTGAGCAGTTCCAGGGAGCGGGCAATGGACTCGGCGTCGAAACGCGCACCCCTGCCCTCCAGGAGTTGCATGTCCGTGGTGTAGTCACCCATGCCAGTGACAATGCCGATGAAGGTTTCCCCATCAACATTGACGGTGAAATCCGCACCCAAGCGATCAAACCTGACCCCCTGGGCGTCGAAAAACAGGGTGTCTGCGGGCATGTGACGGGTATCGCCGATGGCGATGGGTTTGGGGCCGAACGCGCCAGCGCCAACCCATGCGGAACGGTAGTCGCTGATATCAAATAAGCGCAGAAGTACCGCAATGACCATATCTACAGTTAGATGCGTGGATAGTTGCACCACGCGGAAAGCCCCACCAGGCTTTTGGAACGTTACTTGGGCAGTACGTTTCGGCCCAGGGGTCCCGGGGAGCA from the Corynebacterium durum genome contains:
- a CDS encoding MalY/PatB family protein, producing MDFPSLTELKARNTLKWTRYGDDVLPLWVAESDFSTCPEVKAAIMDAVQRESFGYPPDGHGLAPALAAFSTTRYGWDINPARIFPVPDVVRGVYLALSFLTKPESPTIIPAPAYMPFWELTAATGRETMVIDAYGGLDLNDIEDCFKRGAGSLILCNPYNPLGYTFSREFLIELADLTARYDARIISDEIHGPLVYDGTHIPAASVSDTAAQVCVTVTATSKAWNIAGLKCAQMIFTNDEDVARWNAVPWMLRDGVSILGLVAAQACYEAPTSFLDDQVAQLKANRDFLVEELPKRAPGVLTANPEATYLMWLDFRNTPLADQPAAQLMRKSTIALNEGTTFGQGGEGHARLNFACSPGTLEIAIDRIASAVAG